A single Anopheles arabiensis isolate DONGOLA chromosome 2, AaraD3, whole genome shotgun sequence DNA region contains:
- the LOC120896198 gene encoding uncharacterized protein LOC120896198, with protein sequence MQARTAVRMKQEVAVGMYVDEDRDVYMIERKDTIVDIIRMQQQAGLWQTLSVDLVDCGPGSREGDNYMSIIKRVKAHCKAKSVDGRNHVFTISLIFKRQITNPNRRRLFRCDAAFENEITAYASIVPVLQRISPYDLPYPKCVTAGSDEHGDRIVLEDLTTSGYAMLDRRVGLSYEHCIAVMKELAKLHAVSLAMKHAHPHEYADVCSKIREIVYCPEAAEFYTHSLESSLRGALDSLRYSNGEQGELDGPIRAVEGLTGRLYRIMSALVCDGMDEGWRVICHGDTWVNNLMFSADRQHVRLIDLQTMRCTTPVLDILHLLYTSTEHSMRRQYVPELLLQYRQSLLAALGEHFCACEEPAAAAALLRRYAEQFSYARLRAEYDRCLPYGLGIAMWLLPAVTFNPDKIPDLDAVTIQDFKTKKHDKRIAQIVSNDYHTRMRDIVLEMYDQGVLQRLKSDRI encoded by the exons ATGCAAGCCCGCACAGCCGTCAGGATGAAGCAAGAAGTGGCGGTCGGCATGTACGTGGACGAGGATCGGGACGTGTACATGATCGAGCGGAAGGACACGATCGTCGACATCAtccggatgcagcagcaggcggGCCTGTGGCAGACGCTGTCGGTCGACCTGGTCGACTGCGGGCCGGGCAGCCGGGAGGGCGACAACTACATGTCGATCATCAAGCGGGTAAAGGCCCACTGTAAGGCGAAATCGGTCGACGGGCGAAACCACG TGTTTACAATTTCGCTGATTTTTAAGCGTCAAATTACCAACCCGAACCGGCGCCGGCTGTTCCGGTGCGATGCCGCGTTCGAGAACGAGATCACCGCGTACGCGAGCATCGTCCCGGTGCTGCAGCGGATATCGCCGTACGATCTGCCGTACCCGAAGTGCGTGACGGCCGGCAGCGACGAGCACGGCGATCGGATCGTGCTGGAGGATCTGACCACGAGCGGGTACGCCATGCTCGATCGGCGGGTTGGGCTGAGCTACGAACACTGCATTGCGGTGATGAAG GAGCTGGCGAAACTGCATGCCGTCTCGCTCGCGATGAAGCACGCGCACCCGCACGAGTACGCCGACGTCTGCTCGAAGATACGCGAGATCGTGTACTGTCCGGAGGCGGCCGAGTTCTACACACATTCCCTCGAGTCGTCGCTGCGCGGCGCCCTGGACAGCCTGCGGTACAGCAACGGCGAGCAGGGCGAGCTGGACGGCCCGATCCGGGCGGTGGAGGGGCTCACCGGCCGGCTGTACCGCATCATGTCCGCGCTGGTGTGCGACGGCATGGACGAGGGCTGGCGCGTCATCTGCCACGGCGACACGTGGGTGAACAATCTGATGTTTAGCGCGGACCGGCAGCACGTCCGGCTGATCGACCTGCAGACGATGCGCTGCACCACGCCGGTGCTGGACATACTGCACCTGCTGTACACCAGCACGGAGCACTCGATGCGCCGGCAGTACGTgcccgagctgctgctgcagtaccGCCAGTCGCTGCTCGCGGCGCTGGGGGAGCATTTCTGCGCGTGCGAAGAGCCGGCCGCGGCCGCCGCGCTGCTGCGCCGCTACGCGGAGCAGTTTTCGTACGCCCGGCTGCGGGCCGAGTACGATCGCTGCCTGCCGTACGGGCTCGGCATCGCGATGTGGCTGCTGCCGGCCGTCACCTTCAACCCGGACAAGATACCGGACCTGGACGCGGTCACGATTCAAGATTTCAAGACGAAGAAGCACGACAAGCGCATCGCCCAGATCGTCTCGAACGACTACCACACGCGGATGCGCGACATTGTCCTGGAAATGTACGATCAAGGCGTGCTGCAGCGGCTCAAGAGCGACCGCATCTAG
- the LOC120896196 gene encoding protein Pixie: MHIEFAASCQVRCLSARPNPLTRTNFLFVSVRNHKFRQKMSRNRAAEETDKQTRIAIVSSDKCKPKRCRQECKKSCPVVRMGKLCIEVAMDSKIATLSEELCIGCGICVKKCPFEAITIINVPSNLDKHTTHRYSKNSFKLHRLPIPRPGEVLGLVGQNGIGKSTALKILAGKLKPNLGRYSDPPDWTDILAHFRGNELQNYFTKILEDSLRALIKPQYVDQIPKAIKGTVGALLDKKDERKNQMEICDLLDLTHIRDREIQALSGGELQRFACAMVCIQDGDIFMFDEPSSYLDVKQRLNCAMTIRSLIHPDKFIIVVEHDLSVLDYLSDFICCLYGVPGCYGVVTMPFSVREGINIFLDGYVHTENMRFRTESLTFKVSESASEEEIKRTCHYLYPKMKKRLGSFTLTINDGQFSDSEIIVLLGENGTGKTTFIRMLAGNLEPDEESEPLPVLNISYKPQKISPKSQSTVRYLLHEKIRDAYIHPQFVADVMKPLKIEEIMDQEVQNLSGGELQRVALVLCLGKPADVYLIDEPSAYLDSEQRLIAAKVIKRYILHAKKTGFVVEHDFIMATYLADRVIVFEGQPSVDTTAHTPQSLLNGMNRFLELLEITFRRDPNNFRPRINKLNSVKDVEQKRAGQYFFYEES, encoded by the exons GCCAGCTGTCAAGTGCGCTGTCTTTCCGCAAGACCAAACCCGCTGACACGCACGaactttcttttcgtttctgtCCGGAATCACAAATTTCGACAG AAAATGTCTCGAAACCGTGCGGCCGAAGAGACGGACAAGCAGACGCGTATTGCGATCGTCAGCTCGGACAAGTGCAAACCGAAGCGATGCCGCCAGGAGTGCAAAAAGTCCTGCCCGGTGGTGCGGATGGGCAAGCTCTGCATCGAGGTGGCGATGGACTCGAAGATTGCCACGCTGTCGGAGGAGCTGTGCATCGGTTGCGGCATCTGCGTGAAGAAGTGCCCGTTCGAGGCGATCACGATCATCAACGTGCCGAGCAACCTGGACAAGCACACGACCCATCGCTACTCGAAGAACTCGTTCAAGCTGCACCGGCTGCCGATCCCGCGCCCGGGTGAGGTGCTCGGTTTGGTCGGCCAGAACGGTATCGGCAAGTCGACGGCGCTGAAGATTCTGGCCGGCAAGCTGAAGCCGAACCTTGGCCGCTACTCGGACCCGCCGGACTGGACCGACATTCTGGCGCACTTCCGCGGCAACGAGCTGCAGAACTACTTCACCAAGATCCTGGAGGACAGTCTGCGGGCGCTGATCAAGCCGCAGTACGTGGACCAGATCCCGAAGGCGATCAAGGGCACGGTCGGGGCGCTGCTGGACAAGAAGGACGAGCGCAAGAACCAGATGGAGATCTGCGACCTGCTCGATCTGACCCACATCCGGGATCGCGAAATTCAGGCCCTGTCCGGTGGGGAGCTGCAGCGCTTCGCCTGCGCGATGGTGTGCATCCAGGACGGGGACATCTTCATGTTCGACGAGCCGTCCTCCTATCTGGACGTGAAGCAGCGGCTGAACTGCGCCATGACGATCCGGTCGCTGATCCACCCGGACAAgttcatcatcgtcgtcgagCACGATCTGTCCGTGCTGGACTATCTGTCCGACTTTATCTGCTGCCTGTACGGGGTGCCCGGTTGCTACGGCGTCGTGACGATGCCGTTCTCCGTCCGCGAAGGCATCAACATCTTCCTGGACGGGTACGTGCACACGGAGAACATGCGCTTCCGGACGGAGTCGCTGACGTTCAAGGTGTCCGAGTCGGCGTCGGAGGAGGAGATCAAGCGCACCTGCCACTACCTCTACCCGAAGATGAAGAAGCGGCTCGGCTCGTTCACGCTGACGATCAACGATGGGCAGTTCAGCGATTCCGAGATCATCGTGCTGCTCGGCGAGAACGGTACGGGCAAGACGACGTTCATCCGCATGCTGGCGGGCAACCTGGAGCCGGACGAGGAGTCGGAACCGCTGCCGGTGCTGAACATCTCCTACAAGCCGCAGAAGATCTCGCCCAAGAGCCAGTCGACCGTGCGCTACCTGCTGCACGAGAAGATCCGCGACGCCTACATCCATCCACAGTTCGTGGCGGACGTGATGAAGCCGCTGAAGATCGAGGAAATCATGGACCAGGAGGTGCAGAATCTGTCCGGTGGTGAGTTGCAGCGCGTTGCGCTGGTGCTGTGCCTGGGCAAACCGGCCGACGTGTATCTGATCGACGAACCGTCCGCCTATCTGGATTCCGAGCAGCGTCTGATTGCGGCCAAGGTTATTAAGAG ATACATTCTGCACGCCAAGAAGACCGGTTTCGTCGTAGAGCACGATTTCATCATGGCCACCTATCTGGCCGACCGGGTCATCGTGTTCGAGGGTCAACCGTCGGTGGACACGACGGCCCATACGCCCCAATCCCTGCTGAACGGTATGAATCGGTTCCTGGAGCTGCTGGAGATCACATTCCGACGCGATCCGAACAATTTCCGACCCAGAATCAACAAGCTGAACTCGGTGAAG GATGTGGAGCAAAAGCGTGCCGGACAGTACTTCTTCTACGAGGAATCATAA